In Streptomyces nodosus, one DNA window encodes the following:
- a CDS encoding sodium-translocating pyrophosphatase, translated as MAGLPTPQQFDLPTSLAAAVLTDNNRLIVVVIGLVALAALVVAGVLVRQVLAAGEGTDSMKKIAAAVQEGANAYLARQLRTLGVFAVIVFFLLMLLPADDLNQRAGRSVFFLIGAAFSAATGYIGMWLAVRSNVRVAAAAREATPAEGEAEKDLTAVSHQAMKIAFRTGGVVGMFTVGLGLLGASCVVLVYAANAPKVLEGFGLGAALIAMFMRVGGGIFTKAADVGADLVGKVEQGIPEDDPRNAATIADNVGDNVGDCAGMAADLFESYAVTLVAALILGKAAFGNSGLAFPLIVPAIGVLTAMIGIFAVAPRRADRSGMSAINRGFFVSAVISLALVAVAVFVYLPSSYADLQGVSDAAIAAKSGDPRILALVAVAIGIVLAALIQQLTGYFTETTRRPVRDIGKTSLTGPATVVLAGISVGLESAVYTALLIGLGVYGAFLLGGTSIMLALFAVALAGTGLLTTVGVIVAMDTFGPVSDNAQGIAEMSGDVTGAGAQVLTDLDAVGNTTKAITKGIAIATAVLAASALFGSYRDAITTAARDVGQKVGDGGPLSLVMDISQPNNLVGLIAGAAVVFLFSGLAINAVSRAAGAVVFEVRRQFRERPGIMDYSEKPEYGRVVDICTKDALRELTTPGLLAVMAPIAIGFTLGVGALGAYLAGAIGTGTLMAVFLANSGGAWDNAKKLVEDGHHGGKGSEAHAATVIGDTVGDPFKDTAGPAINPLLKVMNLVSLLIAPAIVRFSYGSDKSLLVRILIAALATVVIVLAVYVSKRRGIAVGDEGNAERTSKPADPAVVS; from the coding sequence ATGGCGGGGCTTCCTACCCCTCAACAGTTTGATCTGCCCACTTCCCTCGCGGCCGCCGTACTGACCGACAACAACCGCCTGATCGTGGTGGTCATCGGACTCGTCGCCCTGGCGGCCCTGGTGGTGGCCGGGGTTCTGGTGCGCCAGGTGCTCGCGGCCGGCGAGGGCACCGACAGCATGAAGAAGATCGCGGCAGCGGTCCAGGAAGGAGCCAACGCCTATCTGGCCCGGCAGTTGCGGACCCTCGGCGTATTCGCCGTGATCGTTTTCTTCCTGCTCATGCTGCTGCCCGCGGACGACTTGAATCAGCGCGCCGGAAGGTCGGTGTTCTTCCTGATCGGGGCGGCCTTCTCGGCGGCAACCGGCTATATCGGCATGTGGCTCGCCGTGCGGAGCAATGTGCGGGTCGCCGCGGCGGCGCGCGAGGCCACCCCGGCGGAGGGCGAAGCGGAAAAGGATCTCACCGCCGTCTCGCACCAGGCCATGAAGATCGCGTTCCGCACGGGCGGTGTCGTCGGCATGTTCACGGTGGGGCTCGGTCTGCTGGGCGCCTCCTGCGTGGTGCTGGTGTACGCGGCGAACGCGCCGAAGGTCCTGGAGGGCTTCGGCCTCGGGGCTGCGCTGATCGCCATGTTCATGCGTGTCGGCGGCGGCATCTTCACCAAGGCCGCCGACGTCGGCGCCGACCTGGTCGGCAAGGTCGAGCAGGGCATTCCGGAGGACGATCCGCGCAATGCCGCGACCATCGCCGACAATGTGGGCGACAACGTCGGCGACTGCGCGGGCATGGCGGCCGACCTCTTCGAGTCCTACGCCGTGACGCTGGTCGCCGCGCTGATCCTCGGCAAGGCGGCGTTCGGCAACTCCGGACTGGCGTTCCCGCTGATCGTGCCCGCGATCGGGGTCCTGACCGCGATGATCGGCATCTTCGCGGTGGCGCCGCGCCGCGCCGACCGCAGCGGCATGTCCGCGATCAACCGGGGCTTCTTCGTCTCCGCGGTGATCTCGCTGGCGCTGGTCGCCGTCGCCGTCTTCGTCTATCTGCCGTCGTCCTACGCCGATCTCCAGGGCGTCTCCGACGCGGCGATCGCGGCCAAGAGCGGTGATCCGCGGATCCTCGCGCTCGTCGCGGTGGCCATCGGCATCGTGCTCGCCGCGCTGATCCAGCAGCTGACCGGCTATTTCACCGAGACCACCCGCCGTCCGGTACGGGACATCGGCAAGACCTCGCTGACCGGCCCCGCCACCGTGGTGCTCGCCGGCATCTCCGTCGGTCTGGAATCGGCCGTCTACACCGCGCTGCTGATCGGGCTCGGCGTGTACGGGGCGTTCCTGCTCGGCGGCACCTCGATCATGCTGGCGCTGTTCGCGGTGGCCCTGGCCGGAACGGGCCTGCTCACCACGGTCGGCGTGATCGTCGCCATGGACACCTTCGGCCCGGTCTCGGACAACGCGCAGGGCATCGCCGAGATGTCCGGCGATGTCACCGGCGCGGGCGCGCAGGTGCTCACCGACCTGGACGCCGTGGGCAACACCACCAAGGCGATCACCAAGGGCATCGCCATCGCCACCGCGGTTCTCGCGGCCTCGGCGCTCTTCGGCTCCTACCGTGACGCGATCACCACCGCCGCGCGGGACGTGGGACAGAAGGTCGGCGACGGCGGGCCGTTGAGCCTGGTCATGGACATCTCGCAGCCCAACAACCTGGTCGGCCTGATCGCGGGCGCCGCGGTCGTCTTCCTCTTCTCGGGGCTGGCGATCAACGCGGTGTCGCGGGCGGCGGGCGCGGTGGTCTTCGAGGTGCGGCGGCAGTTCCGGGAGCGGCCCGGGATCATGGACTACTCGGAGAAGCCGGAGTACGGCAGGGTCGTCGACATCTGCACCAAGGACGCCCTCAGGGAACTGACCACCCCGGGTCTGCTCGCCGTGATGGCCCCCATCGCCATCGGCTTCACGCTCGGCGTCGGCGCGCTCGGCGCGTATCTGGCCGGCGCCATCGGCACAGGCACCCTGATGGCGGTCTTCCTCGCCAACTCCGGCGGCGCCTGGGACAACGCCAAGAAGCTCGTCGAGGACGGCCACCACGGCGGCAAGGGAAGTGAGGCGCACGCCGCGACGGTGATCGGCGACACGGTCGGTGACCCCTTCAAGGACACCGCGGGACCGGCGATCAACCCACTGCTGAAGGTGATGAACCTGGTGTCGCTGCTCATCGCGCCCGCGATCGTCCGGTTCTCGTACGGCAGTGACAAGAGTCTCCTGGTGCGGATCCTGATCGCCGCGCTGGCGACCGTGGTGATCGTGCTCGCCGTGTATGTCTCCAAGCGGCGCGGGATCGCCGTCGGTGACGAGGGCAACGCCGAGAGGACGTCCAAGCCGGCCGATCCGGCGGTGGTTTCCTAG
- a CDS encoding TadA family conjugal transfer-associated ATPase has protein sequence MLDGVRQWLAESGAEPTPARVAQALREQGRVLGDAEVLGAARQLRSELVGSGPLEPLLADPSVTDVLVSAPDRVWVDRGGGLELTEVSFPDAAAVRRLAQRLAAVAGRRLDDARPWVDARLPDGTRLHAVLPPVSVGSTCLSLRVVRPRAFTLDELVAAGTVPPGGERVLRALIASRLSYVISGGTGSGKTTLLSALLGVVGPEERIVLAEDSAELRPDHPHVVRLEGRPANQEGVGLVELQDLVRQALRMRPDRLVVGEVRGSEVVALLAALNTGHEGGCGTLHANAAAQVPARLEALGTAAGLDRAALHSQLAAALSVVLHLVRDRTGRRRIAEVHVLERDASGLVVTVPALRWGPEAFTRERGWERLRELLRGGHDGSGGGLM, from the coding sequence CTGCTGGACGGTGTGCGCCAGTGGCTGGCCGAGAGCGGGGCCGAGCCGACACCCGCACGCGTGGCACAGGCGCTGCGGGAGCAGGGGCGGGTGCTCGGGGACGCGGAAGTGCTGGGCGCGGCCCGGCAGTTGCGCTCCGAGCTGGTCGGAAGCGGGCCTCTGGAACCGCTGCTCGCCGATCCGTCTGTGACCGATGTCCTGGTGTCGGCGCCCGACCGGGTGTGGGTGGACCGCGGCGGCGGACTGGAGCTGACGGAGGTGTCCTTTCCGGACGCGGCAGCCGTACGGCGCCTCGCCCAGCGGCTCGCGGCGGTGGCCGGGCGGCGGCTGGACGACGCCCGACCGTGGGTCGACGCCCGCCTTCCGGACGGAACCCGGCTGCATGCGGTGCTGCCGCCGGTCTCCGTCGGCTCCACCTGCCTGTCGCTGCGGGTCGTACGGCCCCGGGCCTTCACCCTCGACGAGCTGGTGGCGGCGGGCACGGTGCCACCGGGCGGGGAACGGGTGCTGAGGGCGCTGATCGCCTCCCGGCTCTCCTATGTGATCAGCGGTGGCACCGGTTCGGGCAAGACCACGCTGCTGAGTGCGCTGCTGGGTGTGGTGGGGCCCGAGGAGCGGATCGTGCTGGCCGAGGACTCGGCCGAACTGCGGCCCGACCACCCCCATGTGGTGCGCCTTGAAGGGCGGCCCGCGAACCAGGAGGGCGTGGGGCTCGTCGAGCTCCAGGACCTGGTGCGGCAGGCACTGCGGATGAGACCCGACCGGCTTGTGGTCGGAGAGGTGCGGGGGTCCGAGGTGGTGGCCCTGCTGGCCGCTCTGAACACAGGTCACGAGGGCGGCTGCGGAACGCTTCATGCGAACGCGGCGGCCCAGGTGCCCGCCCGGCTGGAGGCGCTGGGCACCGCGGCGGGACTGGACCGGGCCGCGCTGCACAGCCAGTTGGCGGCCGCGCTGTCGGTGGTCCTCCATCTGGTGCGCGACCGGACCGGGCGACGCCGGATCGCGGAGGTGCATGTGCTGGAACGCGACGCGTCGGGGCTTGTGGTGACGGTGCCCGCGCTGCGGTGGGGCCCGGAGGCGTTCACCCGCGAGCGGGGCTGGGAGCGGCTGCGGGAGCTGCTTCGGGGCGGACATGACGGGAGCGGCGGAGGCCTGATGTGA
- a CDS encoding type II secretion system F family protein, whose translation MWAGAGLVCAGAAAWAMSGANPGARRVRGLFAGGGETAGADPPPWERALARVRRLPVEWWALAVGALIGVLGASVLPLPAGAVGVLVLRRVRQAREARQEREARGEAVIALCGALAGEVRAGHQPGEALLSAARASAGLGEAQATVLAAARFGGDVPGALADAARQPGAEGLSGLAACWRVAVDRGAGLAAGLDRLEAALRAERDQRADLRAQLAGARSTAALLAGLPVLGLLLGTALGAHPLHILLHTGVGLACLAVGGLLEGAGLWWALAIVREAEAA comes from the coding sequence ATGTGGGCCGGTGCGGGACTGGTGTGTGCCGGTGCGGCCGCCTGGGCGATGAGCGGAGCGAACCCGGGGGCGCGCCGCGTCCGGGGGCTGTTCGCGGGCGGCGGCGAGACGGCCGGGGCGGACCCGCCGCCCTGGGAGCGGGCTCTGGCGAGGGTGCGGAGGCTGCCGGTCGAGTGGTGGGCACTCGCCGTGGGCGCCCTGATCGGGGTGCTCGGCGCATCCGTTCTGCCGCTGCCGGCCGGGGCCGTCGGAGTGCTCGTGCTGCGACGGGTGCGACAGGCGCGGGAGGCGCGGCAGGAACGGGAGGCGCGCGGCGAGGCGGTGATCGCGCTGTGCGGGGCACTTGCCGGGGAGGTGCGTGCGGGGCATCAGCCGGGTGAGGCGCTGCTGTCCGCGGCGCGTGCCTCGGCCGGGTTGGGCGAGGCGCAGGCGACGGTGCTGGCGGCGGCACGGTTCGGAGGGGATGTGCCGGGGGCGCTCGCGGATGCCGCCCGGCAGCCGGGGGCCGAGGGACTGTCGGGGCTCGCCGCGTGCTGGCGGGTGGCCGTGGACCGTGGCGCGGGGCTGGCGGCCGGGCTCGACCGACTGGAGGCGGCCCTGCGCGCGGAGCGTGACCAGCGGGCCGATCTGCGCGCCCAGTTGGCGGGTGCCCGGTCGACGGCGGCGCTGCTTGCGGGGCTGCCGGTGCTGGGCCTGCTGCTGGGTACCGCGCTCGGCGCGCATCCGCTGCACATCCTGCTGCACACCGGCGTGGGGCTGGCCTGTCTGGCGGTCGGCGGTCTGCTGGAGGGGGCGGGGCTGTGGTGGGCCCTGGCGATCGTGCGGGAAGCGGAGGCGGCATGA
- the bldG gene encoding anti-sigma factor antagonist BldG has translation MDLSLSTRTVGDRTVVEVGGEIDVYTAPKLREQLVELVNDGNFHLVVDMEGVDFLDSTGLGVLVGGLKRVRAHEGSLRLVCNQERILKIFRITGLTKVFPIHTSVEEAVAATD, from the coding sequence GTGGACCTGTCCCTGTCGACCCGTACCGTCGGCGATCGTACGGTCGTCGAGGTCGGTGGCGAAATCGACGTATATACCGCGCCCAAGCTGCGCGAGCAGCTGGTCGAGCTGGTGAACGACGGGAATTTCCACCTCGTCGTCGACATGGAGGGCGTGGACTTCCTCGACTCCACCGGGCTCGGCGTGTTGGTGGGCGGCTTGAAGCGTGTGCGGGCCCATGAGGGCTCCCTGCGCCTGGTGTGCAACCAGGAGCGCATTCTCAAGATCTTCCGCATCACCGGCCTCACCAAGGTGTTCCCGATCCACACCTCGGTCGAGGAAGCGGTCGCGGCGACCGACTGA
- a CDS encoding DEAD/DEAH box helicase → MAFNHLPAGVHDALGPLSVTPVTHSVPMAKNHRSDLIPTGPVSRLSPGTLLDRLASGPSRAARITHTEHLPPREGRHAVWPDRIRAEVVAAVQASGIEHPWAHQALAAEHALDGDSVVVATGTASGKSLAYLAPVLSRLLDGAQAPNGRGATALYLAPTKALAADQWRSVKELSQPLGTAIRPAVYDGDTPPEEREWVRQYANYVLTNPDMLHRGILPSHPRWSSFLRALTYVVIDECHTYRGVFGSHVAQVLRRLRRLCARYGASPVFLLASATAAEPAVAARRLTGLPVVEVADDASPRGELVFALWEPPLTELHGERGAPVRRTATAETADLLTDLTVQGVRSVAFVRSRRGAELISVIAQERLAEVDRSLARRVAAYRGGYLPEERRALERALHSGELLGLAATTALELGVDVSGLDAVLIAGYPGTRASLWQQAGRAGRAGQGALAVMVARDDPLDTFLVHHPEAVFDQPVESTVLDPDNPYVLAPHLCAAAAELPLTEEDLDLFGPACAELMPQLEAAKLLRRRTKAWHWTRRERAADLTDIRGEGGRPVQVVEAGTGRLLGTVDAGAAHTAVHEGAVHLHQGRTYLVRSLDLEDSVALVEQASPSYSTVARDTTAISVLETDIEVPWGEGRLCYGSVEVTNQVVSFLRRRLITGEVLGETKLDLPPRTLRTRAVWWTVTEDQLDRARIDPEILGGALHAAEHASIGMLPLFATCDRWDIGGVSVPLHPDTLLPTVFVYDGHPGGAGFAERAFHTARAWLTATREAIASCECESGCPSCIQSPKCGNGNDPLHKRGAVRLLTVLLSGAPEESGAREPEGQPSETSGTGPSGTEPPRVAPGPSVPPGPPAP, encoded by the coding sequence ATGGCATTCAATCACTTACCGGCAGGCGTGCACGACGCCTTGGGTCCATTGTCCGTCACGCCAGTGACACACTCGGTGCCGATGGCCAAGAATCACCGTTCCGATCTCATCCCGACGGGCCCTGTGTCCCGCCTGTCACCGGGCACGCTCCTGGACCGGCTCGCCTCGGGACCGAGCCGGGCCGCGCGCATCACTCATACGGAGCACTTGCCCCCGCGTGAGGGCCGCCATGCCGTCTGGCCGGACCGGATCCGTGCCGAGGTCGTCGCCGCCGTGCAGGCCTCGGGCATCGAGCACCCCTGGGCCCACCAGGCGCTCGCCGCCGAGCACGCCCTGGACGGCGACTCGGTGGTGGTCGCCACGGGCACCGCGTCGGGCAAATCGCTCGCCTATCTCGCACCGGTGCTGTCGCGGCTGCTGGACGGCGCCCAGGCACCGAACGGGCGCGGGGCGACCGCTCTCTACCTCGCCCCGACGAAAGCACTCGCGGCAGATCAGTGGCGATCGGTGAAGGAACTTTCACAACCGCTGGGCACGGCGATCCGGCCAGCCGTGTACGACGGCGACACGCCGCCCGAGGAACGCGAATGGGTGCGCCAGTACGCCAACTACGTCCTCACCAACCCCGACATGCTGCATCGCGGCATATTGCCCTCCCATCCACGCTGGTCCTCCTTCCTGCGCGCGCTGACGTACGTCGTCATCGACGAGTGCCACACCTATCGGGGTGTGTTCGGCTCCCATGTCGCCCAGGTCCTGCGCCGTCTGCGGCGCCTCTGTGCCCGCTACGGCGCCTCGCCCGTCTTCCTGCTGGCCTCCGCGACCGCGGCCGAGCCCGCGGTGGCCGCACGCCGCCTCACCGGTCTCCCGGTCGTCGAGGTCGCCGACGACGCCTCCCCGCGCGGGGAGCTGGTCTTCGCCCTCTGGGAGCCCCCGCTCACCGAGCTGCACGGCGAAAGGGGCGCCCCCGTCCGGCGTACGGCCACCGCGGAGACCGCCGATCTGCTGACCGATCTGACCGTGCAGGGCGTCCGCTCCGTCGCCTTCGTCCGCTCCCGCCGGGGCGCCGAGCTGATCTCGGTCATCGCCCAGGAGCGACTGGCCGAGGTCGACCGCTCCCTGGCCCGGCGGGTGGCCGCCTACCGCGGCGGCTACCTGCCCGAGGAGCGCCGCGCCCTGGAACGCGCCCTCCACTCCGGAGAACTCCTCGGCCTCGCCGCCACCACCGCCCTGGAGCTCGGCGTGGACGTCTCGGGCCTGGACGCCGTCCTCATCGCCGGCTATCCGGGGACACGGGCGTCGCTGTGGCAGCAGGCGGGCCGCGCCGGACGCGCCGGGCAGGGGGCGCTCGCGGTCATGGTGGCCCGCGACGATCCGCTCGACACCTTCCTCGTCCATCACCCCGAGGCCGTCTTCGACCAGCCGGTGGAGTCCACCGTCCTGGACCCGGACAATCCCTACGTCCTGGCCCCGCACCTGTGCGCAGCGGCGGCCGAGCTGCCGCTGACGGAGGAGGACCTGGACCTCTTCGGCCCGGCCTGTGCCGAGCTGATGCCGCAGTTGGAGGCCGCGAAGCTGCTGCGCCGCCGGACGAAGGCCTGGCACTGGACGCGGCGGGAACGGGCCGCCGACCTCACGGACATCCGCGGGGAGGGCGGGCGCCCCGTCCAGGTCGTCGAGGCGGGCACCGGACGACTGCTCGGCACGGTGGACGCGGGTGCCGCGCACACGGCGGTGCACGAGGGCGCGGTCCATCTGCACCAGGGCCGTACCTATCTGGTGCGCTCGCTCGATCTGGAGGACTCCGTCGCCCTGGTCGAGCAGGCCAGTCCGTCGTACTCGACGGTGGCCCGTGACACGACCGCCATCTCCGTCCTGGAGACGGACATCGAGGTCCCCTGGGGGGAGGGCCGGCTGTGCTACGGCTCCGTCGAGGTCACCAACCAGGTCGTCTCCTTTCTGCGTCGTCGTCTGATCACCGGTGAGGTGCTGGGCGAGACAAAGCTCGACCTCCCTCCTCGTACGCTGCGCACCCGTGCCGTGTGGTGGACGGTCACCGAGGATCAACTGGACCGGGCCCGGATCGATCCGGAGATCCTCGGCGGCGCCCTGCACGCCGCCGAGCACGCCTCGATCGGCATGCTCCCGCTGTTCGCCACCTGCGACCGCTGGGACATCGGAGGCGTCTCCGTCCCGCTCCACCCGGACACGCTTCTTCCCACGGTCTTCGTCTATGACGGCCACCCGGGCGGGGCGGGCTTCGCGGAGCGCGCCTTCCACACGGCCCGTGCCTGGCTGACCGCCACCCGCGAGGCGATCGCGTCCTGCGAGTGCGAGTCCGGCTGCCCGTCCTGCATCCAGTCCCCCAAGTGCGGCAACGGCAACGATCCGCTGCACAAGAGGGGAGCCGTACGACTCCTCACGGTGCTGCTGAGCGGGGCTCCGGAGGAGAGCGGGGCCCGGGAGCCGGAGGGGCAGCCGAGCGAGACGTCCGGGACTGGGCCTTCGGGGACCGAGCCCCCGCGGGTCGCTCCTGGACCCTCGGTTCCGCCGGGCCCGCCCGCGCCCTGA
- a CDS encoding TadE family type IV pilus minor pilin, with product MSGCDGAKGRRGRGSGRDRGFVTAETAVVLPALVLFAMALVWALLAASAQIQCVDAARAGARAAARQEPAGVVREVARRAAPDGAHITVSRRGDLVRVLVVARPAGPAGLPLELRHQAAALAEDTVGVNR from the coding sequence ATGTCCGGATGTGACGGGGCGAAAGGGCGCAGGGGCCGTGGCTCCGGCCGGGATCGCGGGTTCGTCACGGCGGAGACCGCGGTCGTGCTGCCCGCGCTGGTGCTCTTCGCGATGGCCCTTGTCTGGGCCCTGCTGGCCGCGTCCGCGCAGATCCAGTGCGTGGACGCGGCCCGGGCGGGCGCCCGCGCGGCTGCTCGGCAGGAGCCGGCGGGGGTGGTCCGGGAGGTGGCCCGGCGGGCGGCGCCGGACGGTGCGCACATCACGGTGAGCCGACGGGGGGACCTGGTGCGCGTGCTGGTCGTCGCGCGTCCAGCCGGGCCGGCCGGACTGCCGCTCGAACTGCGCCACCAGGCGGCGGCGTTGGCCGAGGACACGGTGGGGGTGAACCGCTGA
- a CDS encoding type II secretion system F family protein: protein MSAVVIHRLGMLCGVLALGWPLWALVAARRERRARRRLGAVLGRGAVSEGAGGPWRGMSGALRWRAGARDTARRWLPVAGAVCAGWVLIGGLAGPGAGLVVGLATAHRRARRERARPAEEYDPAVVARQLPLAADLLAACIAAGASPVSAAQAVGEALEGPVGGRLARGAAEMRLGGEPADAWRRLALLPGAGPLARLLERAGDSGAPAAAPVGRLAVAARAERIRAATARARRAGVMVTAPVGLCFLPAFIAVGVLPVVIGLAGGLLGGEGG, encoded by the coding sequence ATGAGCGCCGTCGTCATCCACAGGCTGGGGATGCTGTGCGGGGTGCTGGCACTGGGGTGGCCGCTGTGGGCGCTCGTCGCGGCGCGGCGCGAGCGGAGGGCGCGACGGCGGCTCGGTGCGGTGCTGGGGCGGGGCGCTGTGTCCGAGGGCGCGGGCGGGCCGTGGAGGGGCATGTCGGGTGCCCTGCGATGGCGGGCCGGGGCGCGGGACACCGCGCGGAGGTGGCTTCCGGTCGCGGGGGCGGTGTGCGCCGGTTGGGTGCTCATCGGGGGACTCGCCGGGCCTGGCGCCGGACTGGTCGTCGGTCTTGCCACGGCACACCGGCGAGCCCGGCGGGAACGTGCCCGTCCTGCCGAGGAGTACGACCCTGCCGTGGTGGCCCGTCAGCTGCCGCTGGCCGCGGATCTGCTGGCGGCCTGTATCGCGGCGGGCGCGAGTCCCGTGTCGGCCGCACAGGCGGTGGGCGAGGCACTGGAGGGGCCGGTGGGCGGACGGCTCGCACGGGGCGCGGCCGAGATGCGGCTCGGAGGTGAACCGGCCGACGCCTGGCGGCGGCTCGCCCTGCTCCCCGGCGCCGGGCCGCTGGCGCGGCTCCTCGAACGGGCGGGTGACTCAGGTGCCCCGGCGGCCGCACCGGTCGGGCGCCTCGCGGTGGCGGCCCGTGCCGAACGGATCCGCGCGGCGACGGCACGCGCACGTCGCGCGGGCGTCATGGTCACCGCACCGGTGGGGCTGTGCTTCCTGCCCGCCTTCATCGCGGTCGGGGTGCTGCCCGTCGTGATCGGACTGGCAGGAGGACTTCTGGGCGGAGAAGGCGGGTGA
- a CDS encoding DUF4244 domain-containing protein, with the protein MGQVVRVRARARALAGRVRAAVREDRGMVTSEYAVGIIAAVAFAAVLYKVLTSGQVSAELQDIVKRALHVRM; encoded by the coding sequence ATGGGACAGGTGGTACGAGTACGGGCCCGGGCGCGTGCGCTGGCGGGCCGGGTACGGGCGGCGGTACGCGAGGACAGGGGCATGGTCACTTCCGAGTACGCGGTGGGCATCATCGCGGCGGTGGCCTTCGCGGCGGTCCTCTACAAGGTGTTGACGAGCGGGCAGGTCAGTGCGGAGCTGCAGGACATCGTGAAGCGGGCGCTCCATGTCCGGATGTGA
- a CDS encoding ATP-binding protein yields MATVELLFSALPEHVRTARLVAAAVARRAGVEEAVLDEVRLAVGEACSRAVGLHRNNGISAPVRVLLTEEEKQFSIEVGDEAPHAVLGARTPGAPGAAADGEAEEDEMGLAVISGLVDDVEVTAGENGGQIRMSWPTVPPAALPA; encoded by the coding sequence ATGGCCACCGTTGAACTCCTCTTCAGTGCGCTGCCCGAGCACGTCAGGACCGCCCGGCTCGTGGCGGCGGCGGTGGCGCGCAGGGCGGGGGTCGAGGAGGCCGTACTCGACGAGGTGAGGCTCGCCGTCGGTGAGGCCTGTTCCCGTGCCGTCGGACTGCACCGGAACAACGGCATCTCGGCGCCGGTGCGGGTGCTGCTGACCGAGGAGGAGAAGCAGTTCTCCATCGAGGTCGGAGACGAGGCGCCGCACGCCGTGCTCGGTGCGAGGACACCGGGTGCCCCGGGCGCCGCGGCGGACGGTGAGGCCGAGGAGGACGAGATGGGCCTCGCGGTCATCAGCGGCCTCGTCGACGATGTCGAGGTAACCGCCGGGGAGAACGGCGGACAGATCAGGATGAGCTGGCCCACCGTGCCGCCCGCCGCGCTCCCGGCCTGA